One region of Gallaecimonas xiamenensis 3-C-1 genomic DNA includes:
- the csiR gene encoding DNA-binding transcriptional regulator CsiR, translated as MTSTEEKGNLADAAYGRLKRDITEGHFTPGDKLLMSSLKARYEIGAGPMREALSRLVAERLVTAESQKGFRVAPMSVAQLQDLYYARAQLEALVTELAVQKGGDNWEAGIIAAAHTLSRVTQVQSAEEMLSVWDSRHKAFHNAIAAGCGSDKLMELRSTMLDQVERYRQLWLRETVFSTDALALKRDEHKDLVTVLLSGDSQQARAMMFDHMMTPVPIITEILRARGLV; from the coding sequence ATGACCAGTACCGAAGAAAAGGGCAATCTGGCCGACGCCGCCTACGGGCGACTGAAGCGGGATATCACCGAGGGGCACTTCACCCCCGGCGACAAGCTCTTGATGAGCAGCCTCAAGGCGCGCTATGAGATAGGTGCTGGCCCCATGCGCGAGGCCCTGTCCCGCCTGGTAGCCGAGCGACTGGTCACCGCCGAGAGCCAAAAGGGCTTTCGGGTGGCGCCCATGTCGGTGGCCCAGCTGCAAGACCTTTACTATGCCCGGGCCCAGCTGGAGGCCCTGGTTACCGAATTGGCGGTGCAAAAAGGCGGCGACAACTGGGAAGCGGGGATCATCGCCGCCGCCCATACCCTGTCACGGGTCACCCAGGTGCAAAGCGCCGAGGAAATGCTGTCGGTCTGGGACAGCCGCCACAAGGCCTTCCATAACGCCATCGCCGCCGGTTGCGGCTCGGACAAGCTAATGGAGCTGCGCTCCACCATGCTCGACCAGGTAGAGCGCTACCGCCAGCTGTGGCTAAGGGAAACGGTGTTCAGCACTGACGCCCTGGCCCTGAAACGGGATGAGCACAAAGACCTGGTGACGGTGCTGCTGTCCGGCGACAGCCAGCAGGCCAGGGCCATGATGTTCGACCATATGATGACCCCCGTACCCATCATTACCGAGATTTTGCGGGCCAGGGGCCTGGTGTAA
- the truD gene encoding tRNA pseudouridine(13) synthase TruD: MSVTALFKTQPEDFVVDEVLGFEPCGEGEHLFVLIEKRGMNTQWAAKLLAEACGLKERDVSHSGLKDRHAVTRQWLSVWLPGKEDPDLSAIESDELKVLAKGRHNKKLRIGTHKANRFDIRLRQVSDKALVQSRLEAIQAQGFANLFGDQRFGHEDRNLKLFDDVVAGKRMKKPRQAMAISAARSALFNLVADYRQQQGLAGQVLAGDVLMLAGSHSVFVAEQDELPALQQRLAEGDVQLTAPLYGKGGVKPQGPAAELEAAALAGQEARLEGLEKLANSARRPLWLKPELAWQWQDSDLVLSFTLPTGSFATALLANLAELVEPERVKEVKTDEDPGQ; the protein is encoded by the coding sequence ATGAGCGTCACAGCCCTGTTTAAGACCCAACCCGAAGACTTCGTGGTAGATGAAGTGCTGGGCTTTGAGCCCTGCGGCGAAGGGGAGCACCTGTTCGTACTTATCGAAAAGCGTGGCATGAACACCCAGTGGGCCGCCAAACTGCTGGCCGAGGCCTGCGGACTTAAGGAGCGGGACGTGTCCCACTCCGGCCTTAAAGACCGCCATGCCGTGACCCGTCAATGGCTGTCGGTATGGTTGCCTGGCAAGGAAGACCCGGACCTGAGCGCCATAGAAAGCGACGAGCTCAAGGTGTTGGCCAAGGGCCGCCACAACAAGAAACTGCGTATCGGTACCCACAAGGCCAACCGGTTTGACATTCGCCTGCGTCAGGTCAGCGACAAGGCATTGGTACAAAGCCGCCTGGAGGCCATCCAGGCCCAGGGTTTTGCCAACCTGTTCGGCGACCAGCGCTTTGGCCATGAAGACCGCAACCTCAAGCTTTTTGACGACGTGGTGGCCGGCAAGCGCATGAAAAAGCCCCGCCAGGCCATGGCCATCTCGGCGGCCCGCTCGGCCCTGTTCAACCTGGTGGCCGACTATCGCCAGCAGCAAGGGCTGGCCGGCCAGGTGCTGGCCGGGGACGTGCTGATGCTGGCCGGCTCCCACTCGGTCTTTGTTGCCGAGCAGGACGAGTTGCCTGCCCTGCAGCAGCGCCTGGCAGAAGGGGATGTGCAGCTGACCGCCCCTCTTTACGGTAAAGGAGGCGTCAAGCCCCAAGGCCCGGCCGCTGAACTGGAAGCGGCGGCCCTGGCCGGGCAAGAGGCGCGCCTTGAAGGGCTGGAAAAGCTCGCTAACAGCGCCCGCCGGCCCCTGTGGCTCAAGCCTGAGCTTGCATGGCAGTGGCAAGACAGCGACCTGGTGCTCAGTTTTACCCTGCCCACCGGCAGCTTTGCCACGGCGCTGCTGGCCAACCTGGCCGAGCTGGTGGAACCGGAACGTGTGAAAGAGGTAAAGACCGATGAAGATCCTGGTCAGTAA
- a CDS encoding protein-L-isoaspartate(D-aspartate) O-methyltransferase → MAIEGAGSRSRLVSQLRQEGIGNERVLAAIGNIPRHWFVDDVLGHKAYDNTALPIGEGQTISQPYIVARMTELLLRGTSQAKVLEIGTGSGYQTAVLAQLCGQVFSVERIKNLQYQARRRLQKLDLHNVQMKHGDGWQGWASKGPFDGIIVTAAPASLPGALLEQLADGGVMVIPVGEEQQLLKVIVRQGQTYTVDDVEWVRFVPLVSGKLL, encoded by the coding sequence ATGGCCATCGAAGGCGCAGGATCGCGGTCCCGGCTGGTCAGCCAGCTTCGCCAGGAAGGGATCGGCAATGAGAGGGTGTTGGCCGCCATCGGCAACATTCCCCGGCATTGGTTTGTGGACGACGTGCTCGGCCACAAAGCCTACGACAATACCGCCCTGCCCATAGGGGAGGGCCAGACTATATCCCAGCCCTATATAGTGGCCAGGATGACCGAGCTGCTGCTGCGTGGCACCAGCCAGGCCAAGGTACTGGAGATAGGCACTGGCTCGGGCTACCAGACCGCCGTACTGGCCCAGCTTTGTGGCCAAGTGTTCAGCGTAGAGCGGATCAAGAACCTGCAATATCAGGCCCGCCGCCGCTTGCAGAAGCTGGACCTGCACAATGTGCAGATGAAGCATGGCGACGGCTGGCAGGGCTGGGCCAGCAAAGGTCCCTTTGACGGCATTATTGTCACCGCCGCCCCGGCCAGCCTGCCGGGCGCCCTGCTGGAGCAGTTGGCGGACGGCGGTGTCATGGTGATACCGGTTGGCGAAGAACAACAGCTGCTGAAGGTGATAGTCCGTCAAGGACAGACCTACACGGTAGACGATGTGGAGTGGGTGCGTTTCGTGCCGCTGGTTTCTGGAAAGCTTTTGTGA
- the surE gene encoding 5'/3'-nucleotidase SurE, with amino-acid sequence MKILVSNDDGVHAPGIAALAKAMGEIADVRVVAPDRNCSGASNSLTLENPLRAQQLANGFWAVKGTPTDCVHLAINGLFPDWQPDLVVAGVNAGANLGDDVLYSGTVAAATEGRHLGLPAVAVSLVGRELQHYDVAAAMTKEIVAGLTDHPLPPMHILNINVPDLPRQALTGVEVTRLGYRHRAESMVHTRDPAGRPIYWLGPPGQGADAGPGTDFHAVSVGKVSVTPLQIDLTAHRMLAPMASWLETLQP; translated from the coding sequence ATGAAGATCCTGGTCAGTAACGACGACGGCGTCCACGCCCCCGGTATCGCCGCCCTGGCCAAGGCCATGGGCGAGATTGCCGACGTCAGGGTGGTGGCACCGGACCGCAACTGCTCCGGCGCTTCCAACAGCCTGACCCTGGAAAACCCCCTGCGGGCCCAGCAGCTGGCCAACGGCTTTTGGGCGGTCAAGGGCACCCCCACCGACTGCGTGCACCTGGCCATCAACGGCCTTTTCCCCGACTGGCAACCGGATCTGGTGGTGGCCGGGGTTAATGCCGGCGCCAACCTGGGGGACGACGTGCTCTATTCGGGCACGGTGGCGGCCGCCACCGAGGGGCGCCACTTGGGTTTGCCGGCGGTGGCCGTCAGCCTGGTGGGCCGCGAACTTCAGCATTACGACGTGGCCGCCGCTATGACCAAGGAGATTGTTGCAGGCTTGACGGACCATCCCCTGCCGCCCATGCACATCCTCAATATCAATGTGCCGGACCTGCCGCGCCAGGCCCTGACCGGAGTAGAGGTTACCCGCCTGGGCTACCGGCACAGGGCAGAGAGCATGGTCCATACCCGGGATCCGGCGGGGCGACCCATTTACTGGCTGGGCCCCCCCGGCCAGGGGGCCGATGCCGGCCCCGGAACCGATTTTCACGCTGTCAGTGTCGGCAAGGTGTCGGTAACGCCCCTGCAAATTGACCTGACCGCCCACCGCATGCTGGCCCCCATGGCCAGTTGGCTGGAAACCTTGCAACCATAG
- the lhgO gene encoding L-2-hydroxyglutarate oxidase, whose product MYDFIIIGAGIVGMSTAMQLLERFPGKKVVVLEKEASVACHQTGHNSGVIHAGVYYTPGSLKARFCLEGNRDTKRFCDENAIAYQSCGKLLVATNELEMTRMQALWQRTEANGLERYWLSGAELKEREPNIVGLGGIFVPSSGIVSYRQVTQAMAKRFTEAGGEIRFNTQVTGLKESAQDIRVETGSGDLAGRYLLSCSGLMADRVVRMLGLQPDFRICPFRGEYYLLPPKHNQIVNHLIYPIPDPNMPFLGVHLTRMIDGTVTVGPNAVLAFKREGYRKTDFSLADSLATLGYGGIRKVLRDNLKPGLKELRNSLFKGGYLKEVQKYCPSVGKDDLLPYPAGVRAQAVSKDGKLVDDFLFVRTPRTINVCNAPSPAATSALPIGRHIIQEAISQFQLA is encoded by the coding sequence ATGTACGACTTTATTATCATCGGTGCCGGCATTGTCGGCATGTCCACCGCCATGCAGCTGCTGGAGCGCTTTCCCGGCAAAAAGGTGGTGGTGCTGGAAAAAGAAGCCTCGGTGGCCTGCCACCAGACCGGGCACAACTCGGGGGTCATTCACGCCGGCGTCTATTACACCCCGGGCAGCCTCAAGGCCCGCTTTTGCCTGGAAGGTAACCGCGACACCAAGCGCTTTTGCGACGAGAACGCCATTGCCTACCAGTCCTGCGGCAAGTTGCTGGTGGCCACCAACGAGCTGGAAATGACCCGGATGCAGGCCCTGTGGCAACGCACCGAGGCCAACGGCCTGGAGCGCTACTGGTTGTCCGGCGCCGAACTCAAGGAGCGCGAACCCAATATCGTCGGCCTGGGGGGCATCTTTGTGCCGTCCTCCGGCATTGTCAGCTACCGCCAGGTGACCCAGGCCATGGCCAAGCGCTTTACCGAGGCCGGTGGGGAGATCCGTTTTAACACCCAAGTCACCGGGCTTAAGGAAAGCGCCCAGGACATAAGAGTAGAGACCGGCAGTGGCGACTTGGCCGGCCGCTACCTGCTGTCCTGCTCGGGGCTGATGGCCGACCGGGTGGTGCGCATGCTGGGACTGCAGCCGGACTTTCGTATCTGCCCGTTCAGGGGCGAGTACTATTTACTGCCGCCCAAGCACAACCAGATAGTCAACCACCTCATCTACCCCATACCGGATCCCAACATGCCCTTTCTGGGGGTACATCTGACCCGGATGATCGACGGCACCGTTACCGTCGGCCCCAACGCTGTGCTGGCCTTCAAACGGGAAGGCTACCGCAAGACCGACTTTTCCCTGGCCGACAGCCTGGCCACCCTGGGCTATGGCGGCATCCGCAAGGTGCTTAGGGATAACCTCAAGCCCGGGCTCAAGGAGCTGCGAAACTCCCTGTTCAAGGGCGGCTACTTGAAGGAGGTGCAAAAGTACTGCCCCAGCGTCGGCAAGGACGACCTGTTGCCGTACCCTGCCGGGGTGCGGGCCCAGGCGGTGTCCAAGGACGGCAAATTGGTGGACGACTTCCTCTTTGTTCGTACCCCCCGCACCATCAATGTCTGCAATGCCCCCTCTCCGGCGGCGACCTCGGCCCTGCCTATAGGGCGCCATATCATCCAGGAGGCCATCAGCCAGTTCCAACTGGCCTGA
- the rpoS gene encoding RNA polymerase sigma factor RpoS encodes MARKKTVKDESFDMEAKDMEKELQTVEEETEEQQEEINLGDDFQKSLDATQMYLSEIGFSPLLSAEEEVFYSRKALRGCEASRKRMIESNLRLVVKIARRYNNRGLALLDLIEEGNLGLIRAVEKFDPERGFRFSTYATWWIRQTIERAIMNQTRTIRLPIHVVKELNVYLRTARELAHKLDHEPTVEEIATKLDKPVDDVAKMLRLNERISSVDTPIGGDSDKALLDVIADEKEMGPEFELQDDDIRSSLMRWLDELSDKQREVLARRFGLLGYEPATLEEVGHEIGLTRERVRQIQVEALRRLKERLFQEGLNAEALFSD; translated from the coding sequence ATGGCCCGCAAAAAAACGGTGAAAGACGAATCCTTTGACATGGAAGCGAAAGACATGGAGAAGGAGTTGCAAACGGTCGAAGAAGAGACTGAAGAGCAACAAGAGGAAATCAACCTCGGAGACGATTTCCAAAAGAGCCTGGACGCTACCCAAATGTACCTGAGCGAAATCGGGTTCTCCCCGCTGCTCAGTGCCGAAGAAGAAGTCTTCTACTCCCGTAAGGCGCTTCGGGGCTGTGAAGCCTCACGCAAGCGTATGATCGAAAGTAACCTGCGTTTGGTGGTCAAGATTGCCCGCCGCTATAACAACAGAGGCCTGGCCCTTCTGGATCTCATCGAAGAAGGCAACCTGGGGCTCATTCGCGCCGTAGAAAAATTCGACCCTGAACGGGGTTTCCGCTTCTCTACCTACGCCACCTGGTGGATCCGCCAAACCATAGAGCGGGCCATCATGAACCAGACCCGCACCATTCGCCTGCCAATCCACGTGGTCAAAGAGCTGAATGTCTACCTGCGTACCGCCCGGGAACTGGCCCACAAGCTGGACCATGAGCCGACGGTGGAAGAGATCGCCACCAAGCTCGACAAACCGGTGGACGACGTGGCCAAGATGCTCAGGCTCAACGAGCGTATCAGTTCGGTGGACACCCCTATTGGGGGAGATTCCGACAAGGCGCTGCTGGACGTGATCGCCGACGAAAAGGAAATGGGCCCCGAGTTCGAGCTGCAGGACGACGACATCCGCTCCAGCCTGATGCGCTGGTTAGATGAACTGTCCGACAAGCAGCGTGAAGTACTGGCCCGCCGTTTCGGCCTGCTGGGTTACGAACCGGCCACCCTGGAAGAAGTGGGCCACGAGATTGGCCTGACCCGCGAACGGGTCCGCCAAATCCAGGTCGAGGCCCTAAGGCGCCTCAAAGAACGCCTGTTCCAGGAAGGTTTGAACGCCGAAGCTTTGTTCAGCGATTAA
- the glaH gene encoding glutarate dioxygenase GlaH, whose product MSVANPHALSSQGFSLAPSPYSPRLLELKFDKAVVDAFLAAIAPWPVQALEYKSMLRFRVAKILDDLCANQLQPLLVSTLVDRQSGALLVTPAGLDKVEQAEDMVRFTTAVAHLFGRSNFDAMSGQYYARFVVQNTDNSDSYLRKPHRVMELHNDGTFVEQDTDYVLMLKIDEQNMEGGNSLLLHLDDWEELALFARHPLAHQPMRFAAPPSKNTTQDVFHPIFDVDRDGQPVMAYIDQFVQPKDFSEGNWLTDLSESLEGSGAKLSVPVPVGSFLLLNNHFWLHGRDRFTAHEGLRRELMRQRGYFTHAKTLRVPNQ is encoded by the coding sequence ATGTCCGTCGCCAATCCCCATGCCTTGTCATCCCAGGGATTTTCCCTGGCCCCTTCTCCTTACAGCCCGCGCCTGCTGGAACTTAAGTTCGACAAGGCGGTGGTGGACGCCTTCTTGGCCGCCATCGCTCCCTGGCCGGTACAGGCTCTGGAATACAAGTCCATGCTGCGCTTTCGGGTGGCCAAAATACTGGACGACCTCTGTGCTAACCAGTTGCAACCGCTGCTGGTATCCACCCTGGTGGACCGCCAAAGCGGCGCCTTGCTGGTTACCCCAGCAGGCCTCGATAAGGTGGAGCAAGCCGAGGACATGGTGCGCTTTACCACGGCGGTGGCCCACCTGTTCGGCCGCTCCAACTTCGACGCCATGAGCGGCCAGTATTACGCCCGTTTCGTGGTGCAAAACACCGATAACTCCGACAGCTACCTGAGAAAGCCCCACCGGGTGATGGAGCTGCACAACGACGGCACCTTCGTCGAGCAGGACACCGACTATGTGTTGATGCTGAAAATAGACGAGCAGAACATGGAAGGGGGTAACTCCCTGCTGCTGCACCTGGACGACTGGGAAGAGCTGGCCCTGTTTGCCCGCCACCCCCTGGCCCACCAGCCCATGCGCTTTGCGGCGCCCCCCAGCAAGAACACCACCCAGGATGTGTTCCACCCCATTTTTGATGTGGACCGGGACGGCCAGCCGGTGATGGCCTACATTGACCAGTTCGTACAACCCAAGGATTTTAGCGAGGGCAACTGGCTGACCGACCTGTCCGAATCCCTAGAAGGCTCTGGCGCGAAACTGTCGGTGCCGGTGCCGGTGGGCAGCTTTTTGCTGCTCAACAACCATTTCTGGCTGCACGGCCGTGACCGCTTCACCGCCCACGAGGGGCTGCGCCGGGAACTGATGCGCCAGCGCGGCTACTTCACCCACGCCAAGACCCTGCGCGTGCCCAACCAGTAA
- a CDS encoding peptidoglycan DD-metalloendopeptidase family protein — MKRGLLTCLSLLLLAACTADRPAPVISLSTEHAPATIVNYDPIKGDNYRVLKGDTLYSIAFRSGQDYRDLASRNQLPAPYTIFPGQIIKLSSRPASVSHRNVTPRQKIDKKPIAKAESTQYSRKQVVNKNVTAKPAAPAAHGWQWPTQGPLVLGFSSRQDGNKGLDIGGNRGDSVFAAAPGKVVYAGSALRGYGKLVIIKHDDQYLSAYAHNDDLLVREQQWVKAGQLIARKGDSGTNGVKLHFEIRRRGEAINPLLKLPKRG, encoded by the coding sequence ATGAAACGGGGGCTGCTGACCTGCCTATCCTTGCTACTGCTGGCGGCTTGTACCGCCGACCGGCCGGCTCCCGTGATCTCCCTTTCCACCGAACATGCCCCGGCGACCATAGTTAATTACGACCCTATCAAGGGCGACAACTACCGGGTCCTCAAGGGAGACACCCTTTATTCCATCGCCTTTCGCTCCGGCCAGGACTACCGTGACCTGGCCAGCCGCAACCAGCTGCCTGCTCCCTATACCATCTTCCCTGGGCAAATCATCAAGCTGTCATCAAGGCCGGCTAGTGTGAGTCATCGAAATGTGACGCCGCGTCAAAAAATTGACAAGAAACCGATTGCCAAGGCCGAATCGACGCAGTACAGTCGTAAACAGGTTGTTAACAAAAATGTTACAGCCAAGCCGGCGGCCCCGGCAGCTCATGGCTGGCAGTGGCCGACGCAAGGTCCATTAGTATTAGGCTTTTCTAGTCGTCAGGATGGCAACAAAGGGCTAGACATAGGTGGTAACAGGGGAGACTCTGTATTTGCCGCCGCTCCAGGCAAGGTGGTGTATGCGGGGAGTGCGTTAAGGGGTTACGGTAAGCTCGTTATCATCAAACATGACGATCAATACCTGAGCGCTTATGCACACAACGACGACCTCCTGGTCAGGGAGCAGCAGTGGGTTAAAGCAGGGCAATTGATTGCCCGCAAGGGTGATTCCGGCACTAACGGCGTGAAGCTCCATTTTGAGATCCGCCGCCGGGGCGAGGCCATTAACCCACTATTAAAACTACCCAAACGAGGATAA
- the mutS gene encoding DNA mismatch repair protein MutS: MNSLANLEQHTPMMQQYLRIKAQHPEVLLFYRMGDFYELFYDDAKKASALLDISLTARGQSGGQKIPMAGIPYHAAEGYLAKAVAMGESVAICEQIGDPATSKGPVERQVVRIVTPGTVSEEALLTEKRDNLLAAVYGKDGRYGYATLDITSGRFLVSEPQGEDDLKAELQRTSPAELLYPEDFDLALLGDRKGLRRRPLWEFDLDTAQRTLTQQFGTRDLVGFGVQDAKSALCAAGCLLQYLKDTQRTALPHIRAIKLEAEDEAVVLDAATRRNLELTQSLAGSTDNTLFSVLDRCATPMGSRLLGRWLHRPLRDIQVINGRLDAIDYLGQQLLDASLKDLMKQVGDLERVMARVALRSARPRDLVRLRSALGTLPELGALLAGTQGRLASLERDCAPLPELYQLLSDAIIDNPPVLIRDGGVIRPGFNSELDQYRALSKGATDFLEHIEARERQRTGVSTLKVGFNKVHGYFIELTRAQSHLAPSDYVRRQTLKNTERYIIPELKEYEDKVLTSQGKALALEKQLYEGLFDALHPRLDQLLRLADACAELDLLANLCERGQTLDYCRPDLQADRGIRIDGGRHPVVEVVLDSPFIANPVALTDSKHMLMVTGPNMGGKSTYMRQTALITLMAHIGCPVPAQSAQIGLVDRIFTRIGAADDLASGRSTFMVEMTETATILNNASDRSLVLMDEIGRGTSTYDGLSLAWAVADFLARQSRSLTLFATHYFELTALAEQLDGVENVHLDAVEHGDTVTFMHAVQSGPASKSFGLQVALLAGVPKGVVKAARFKLQELEGHKALAPVAAPRQMDLGLNEEPAVVSRLKALDVDALTPKDALMLLYRLKEEAQG; the protein is encoded by the coding sequence GTGAACAGCCTGGCCAACCTGGAACAGCACACTCCCATGATGCAGCAGTACCTGCGCATCAAAGCCCAACACCCCGAGGTGCTGCTTTTCTACCGCATGGGTGACTTCTATGAGCTCTTCTATGACGACGCCAAGAAGGCCTCTGCCCTGCTGGATATCTCCCTGACCGCCCGGGGCCAGAGCGGCGGCCAGAAGATCCCCATGGCCGGTATTCCCTACCACGCCGCCGAAGGCTACCTGGCCAAGGCCGTGGCCATGGGCGAGTCGGTGGCCATCTGTGAACAGATTGGCGATCCGGCCACCAGCAAGGGCCCGGTGGAACGCCAGGTGGTGCGCATCGTCACCCCAGGCACCGTCAGTGAAGAAGCGCTGCTCACCGAAAAGCGCGACAACCTGCTGGCCGCCGTTTACGGCAAAGATGGCCGCTACGGCTATGCCACCCTGGATATCACCTCCGGGCGCTTTTTGGTGTCCGAGCCACAGGGGGAAGACGACCTTAAGGCGGAACTGCAGCGCACCAGCCCGGCCGAGCTGCTCTACCCGGAAGACTTTGACCTGGCCTTGCTGGGGGACCGCAAAGGCCTGCGCCGCAGGCCCCTGTGGGAATTTGACCTAGACACGGCCCAGCGCACCCTGACCCAGCAGTTTGGTACCCGCGACCTGGTGGGCTTCGGGGTACAGGACGCCAAGAGCGCCCTGTGCGCCGCCGGCTGCCTGCTGCAATACCTCAAAGACACCCAGCGCACCGCCCTGCCCCATATCCGCGCCATCAAGCTGGAAGCCGAAGACGAAGCGGTGGTGCTGGACGCGGCCACCAGGCGCAACCTGGAGCTGACCCAGAGCCTTGCCGGCAGCACCGACAACACCCTCTTTTCGGTGCTGGACCGCTGCGCCACCCCCATGGGGTCGAGGCTGCTGGGCCGCTGGCTGCACCGGCCGCTTAGGGACATCCAGGTGATCAACGGCCGCCTGGACGCCATCGACTACCTGGGCCAGCAACTGCTGGACGCCAGTCTGAAAGATCTGATGAAACAGGTGGGGGATCTGGAAAGGGTGATGGCGCGGGTGGCCTTACGCTCGGCCAGGCCCCGGGATCTGGTGCGGCTGCGAAGCGCCCTTGGCACCCTGCCAGAGCTTGGCGCCTTGCTGGCCGGTACCCAGGGCCGTCTGGCCAGCCTTGAGCGGGATTGCGCGCCCCTGCCGGAGCTGTACCAGCTACTGTCGGACGCCATCATCGACAACCCGCCGGTGCTTATTCGCGACGGCGGCGTGATCCGCCCCGGCTTTAACAGCGAGCTGGACCAGTATCGGGCCCTGTCCAAGGGCGCCACCGATTTTCTCGAGCATATCGAGGCGCGGGAGCGCCAGCGCACCGGCGTCAGCACCCTCAAGGTGGGTTTTAACAAGGTACATGGCTACTTCATCGAACTGACCCGGGCCCAGTCCCACCTGGCCCCCAGCGACTATGTACGCCGCCAGACCCTGAAGAACACCGAGCGCTACATTATCCCCGAACTCAAGGAGTACGAGGACAAGGTGCTGACCAGCCAGGGCAAGGCCCTGGCCCTGGAAAAACAGCTCTACGAAGGGCTGTTTGACGCCCTGCACCCCCGCCTTGACCAGCTGCTGCGCCTGGCCGATGCCTGCGCCGAGCTGGACCTGCTGGCCAACCTCTGTGAGCGTGGCCAAACCCTGGACTACTGCCGCCCCGATTTACAGGCAGACCGGGGCATACGTATCGACGGTGGCCGCCACCCGGTAGTGGAAGTGGTGCTGGACAGCCCCTTTATCGCCAACCCGGTGGCCCTGACCGACAGCAAACATATGCTGATGGTCACAGGCCCCAACATGGGCGGTAAGTCCACCTACATGCGCCAGACCGCCCTAATCACCCTGATGGCCCATATCGGCTGCCCGGTGCCGGCCCAAAGCGCCCAGATAGGGCTGGTGGACCGCATCTTTACCCGCATCGGCGCCGCCGACGACCTGGCCTCTGGCCGCTCCACCTTTATGGTGGAGATGACCGAGACCGCCACCATCCTCAACAACGCCAGCGACCGCAGCCTGGTGCTGATGGACGAGATAGGCCGTGGTACCTCCACCTACGACGGCCTGTCCCTGGCCTGGGCGGTGGCGGACTTCCTGGCCCGCCAAAGCCGCAGCCTGACCCTGTTCGCCACCCATTATTTCGAGCTGACAGCCCTGGCCGAACAGCTGGACGGGGTGGAGAACGTTCACCTGGATGCGGTGGAGCACGGCGATACCGTCACCTTTATGCACGCGGTGCAAAGTGGGCCGGCCAGCAAGAGCTTTGGCCTGCAGGTGGCGCTGTTGGCAGGGGTACCCAAAGGGGTGGTCAAAGCGGCCAGATTCAAGTTGCAGGAGCTGGAAGGCCACAAGGCCCTGGCCCCGGTGGCGGCGCCCCGGCAAATGGACCTTGGCCTAAACGAAGAGCCGGCTGTGGTCAGCCGGCTCAAGGCACTGGATGTGGATGCCCTAACCCCCAAAGACGCCTTGATGCTGCTCTACCGGCTCAAGGAGGAGGCCCAGGGTTAA
- a CDS encoding YqaA family protein, whose protein sequence is MKIFSPFYDRVLRWAAHPHAPRYLAVMSFVESIFWPVPTDVMLAPMALARPARAWRFALVATVASVLGGAVGFALGWLLFEPVVLPFVEWMGYQAKLATAKTWFDSYGIWVVLLASFSPLPYKVFTVTAGVMQMLFLPFMLVSLVGRAARFYLVAGLMRLGGARMAEKLRHYIDWLGWATVLLAVAAYLALR, encoded by the coding sequence GTGAAGATATTTTCGCCTTTTTACGACAGGGTGCTGCGCTGGGCAGCCCACCCCCATGCGCCCCGTTACCTGGCGGTAATGAGCTTTGTGGAATCCATCTTCTGGCCTGTGCCAACAGACGTGATGCTGGCCCCCATGGCCCTGGCAAGGCCGGCCCGCGCCTGGCGTTTTGCGCTGGTGGCCACCGTCGCTTCGGTGCTGGGCGGGGCGGTGGGCTTTGCCCTTGGCTGGCTGCTGTTTGAGCCTGTGGTACTGCCCTTTGTGGAGTGGATGGGTTACCAGGCCAAACTGGCCACCGCCAAGACCTGGTTTGACAGCTACGGTATCTGGGTGGTGCTGCTGGCCAGCTTCTCGCCCTTGCCTTACAAGGTCTTTACGGTGACGGCCGGCGTTATGCAGATGCTGTTCCTGCCCTTTATGCTGGTGTCTCTGGTGGGCCGTGCCGCCCGCTTCTACCTGGTGGCCGGTTTGATGCGCCTGGGGGGCGCCCGCATGGCGGAGAAACTGCGCCACTATATCGACTGGCTGGGCTGGGCCACTGTATTGCTGGCGGTGGCAGCCTATCTGGCATTGCGTTGA